The following are from one region of the Qipengyuania flava genome:
- a CDS encoding DUF885 domain-containing protein: MTGARTAFRLASALAIASATLAAPAAQACDTVEAAQDEGERLRALMAQSDAASLQRNPTSAFYRGEFSQAGKLGDFSPAYYETERAAAVCNIASLATIDRAALDAGEQIAYDTFRYANERTLAATEGEVLQVILATPIDHFRGIQGSYPSLSATDGIMPFETVEDYANNISRHEAYAQMVEDVIARFDTGIEQGITLPRLTVELMIEQLDTQLATPEEDNPYYAPLRALPEDFTDAEKGQATAALTAAIEGTLYPAMRRLRTYLSDTYLPAARTSIGATETPGGDAYYSYRIAEMTTLPLTAEEVHRIGLAEVERINVARRQAIEERGDRRPPVYKTKEALTEAWYEVGEKVDAVIGPLFLRQPETPLEIKPYEPYREEFFLAASYQPGKPDGTRPGTFYFSGWNAAERELSPSVRLYIHEGNPGHHFQVMFAIEDESLPDLLRHGWYTAYGEGWALYAESLGYELGLYDDPVDRLQALEDGELKRAVRLVVDTGMHALGWTREQAVEYMVENGNPRDYSENEVARYIAMPAQALGYKIGELKIKELRARAEEALGEDFDIRVFHDQVLNSGNIPLAVLEAKIDAWIAAGGQ; this comes from the coding sequence ATGACCGGAGCTCGCACAGCATTCCGCCTCGCCTCGGCGCTGGCCATTGCTTCCGCCACGCTCGCTGCGCCCGCCGCCCAGGCCTGCGATACCGTCGAAGCCGCGCAGGACGAGGGCGAACGCCTGCGCGCGCTCATGGCTCAGAGCGATGCCGCCTCGCTCCAGCGCAATCCGACCAGCGCCTTCTATCGCGGCGAGTTCTCGCAAGCGGGTAAGCTCGGCGATTTCTCTCCGGCCTACTATGAGACGGAACGGGCGGCGGCGGTGTGCAACATCGCAAGCCTTGCGACGATCGACCGCGCAGCGCTCGATGCCGGCGAGCAGATCGCATACGATACCTTCCGCTACGCCAACGAGCGCACCCTTGCTGCCACCGAGGGCGAGGTGCTGCAGGTCATACTTGCCACCCCGATCGACCATTTCCGCGGAATCCAGGGCTCTTACCCGAGCCTTTCGGCCACCGACGGTATCATGCCGTTCGAAACGGTTGAGGATTACGCCAACAACATCTCGCGGCACGAAGCCTATGCGCAGATGGTCGAGGATGTGATCGCACGTTTCGACACGGGTATCGAGCAGGGCATCACCCTGCCGCGCCTGACGGTCGAACTGATGATCGAGCAGCTCGACACACAGCTTGCGACGCCTGAAGAGGACAATCCCTATTACGCCCCACTGCGCGCCTTGCCGGAGGATTTCACCGACGCTGAGAAAGGCCAGGCGACGGCTGCGCTGACTGCGGCCATCGAAGGCACGCTCTATCCCGCCATGCGGCGCCTGCGGACCTATCTCAGCGACACCTACCTGCCCGCCGCGCGCACCAGCATCGGGGCGACCGAGACGCCGGGCGGCGATGCCTATTATTCCTACCGCATCGCCGAGATGACGACGCTGCCGCTGACAGCCGAGGAAGTGCACCGGATTGGCCTCGCCGAGGTCGAGCGGATCAATGTCGCACGCCGTCAGGCCATCGAGGAGCGCGGCGATCGCCGTCCGCCGGTCTACAAGACCAAGGAGGCGCTGACCGAGGCGTGGTACGAGGTCGGCGAGAAGGTCGATGCGGTGATCGGCCCGCTGTTCCTGCGCCAGCCGGAAACCCCGCTCGAGATCAAGCCCTACGAACCCTATCGCGAGGAGTTCTTCCTTGCCGCATCCTACCAGCCGGGGAAGCCCGACGGGACGCGCCCCGGGACCTTCTATTTCAGCGGCTGGAACGCGGCCGAGCGCGAGCTCAGCCCGTCGGTGCGGCTCTACATTCACGAGGGCAATCCCGGGCACCATTTCCAGGTGATGTTCGCGATCGAGGACGAGAGCCTGCCCGACCTGCTGCGCCACGGCTGGTACACCGCCTATGGCGAAGGCTGGGCGCTCTATGCGGAAAGCCTGGGCTACGAACTGGGCCTCTACGATGATCCGGTGGACCGCCTGCAGGCACTGGAGGATGGCGAATTGAAGCGCGCGGTACGCCTGGTGGTCGACACCGGCATGCATGCGCTCGGCTGGACCCGCGAACAGGCGGTCGAATACATGGTCGAGAACGGCAATCCGCGCGACTATTCGGAGAACGAGGTCGCCCGCTACATCGCGATGCCGGCGCAGGCGCTGGGCTACAAGATCGGCGAATTGAAGATCAAGGAACTGCGCGCGCGGGCCGAAGAGGCGCTGGGCGAGGATTTCGACATCCGCGTGTTCCACGATCAGGTGCTGAACAGCGGCAACATCCCGCTCGCCGTGCTCGAAGCGAAGATCGACGCCTGGATCGCTGCCGGCGGCCAATAG
- a CDS encoding DUF885 domain-containing protein: MTRTFTRLASATAIACATVSLPAYAQDHAGHHATMSAAEHESAKLHALFERSEAESLDRNPISAFFRGDFSDADKLGDFSPAGLMAERDAAEANLAELAAIDRDALGDTDRIAYDVFKYGQERTLAMTAPDVLPTVLALPIDHFRGFHVFYPRFSAPGALMPYATVEDYENNFSRHRAFAEGIDQAIARFRTGAEQGITLPRMSVDLMIEQLGLQINAPLEQSPYWAPVANFPDTVPESERARLTEEHRTVLTETLMPALTKLRDYLVSEYRDQSRTSIAATDNPGGDAYYGYRIEEMTTLPLTAQEIHDTGLAEVARINAAIAEAKAEAGGDIGATYTTKAELQAAWYEVAEQVDPLMDEVFLRKPKAELRIEPYEPYREKFSLAASYMSGKADGSRPGTFYFSGYNVAERKLGTSISLYMHEGNPGHHFQSMFAIENEELPEFMRYGGFTAFSEGWGLYAESLGYELGLYDDPVERLKALEGGEMLRAVRLVVDTGMHALGWSREKAIEYMVENGAARDFAEAETARYIVMPAQALAYKTGELKIKQLRAKAEDALGDDFDVRKFHEVVLNTADLPLPVLEAKIDAWIADGGQ; encoded by the coding sequence ATGACCCGTACCTTCACGCGCCTCGCTTCGGCGACGGCCATCGCCTGCGCCACTGTCAGCCTGCCCGCCTACGCACAGGACCATGCCGGTCACCATGCTACCATGTCGGCGGCCGAGCACGAGAGCGCCAAGCTCCACGCCTTGTTCGAGCGCAGCGAAGCGGAATCGCTCGACCGCAACCCGATCAGCGCCTTCTTCCGCGGCGATTTCTCCGACGCCGACAAGCTGGGCGATTTCTCCCCTGCCGGCCTGATGGCGGAGCGCGACGCGGCCGAGGCGAACCTTGCCGAACTCGCGGCCATCGACCGCGATGCGCTGGGCGACACCGACCGGATTGCCTACGACGTGTTCAAATACGGGCAGGAACGCACGCTGGCGATGACCGCGCCCGACGTGCTGCCAACCGTCCTTGCGCTGCCGATCGACCACTTCCGCGGCTTCCACGTATTCTACCCGCGCTTCTCCGCACCCGGCGCGCTGATGCCCTATGCGACGGTCGAGGATTACGAGAACAACTTCAGCCGCCACCGCGCCTTTGCCGAGGGTATCGACCAGGCCATCGCCCGTTTCCGCACCGGGGCCGAGCAGGGCATCACCCTGCCGCGTATGTCGGTCGATTTGATGATCGAGCAGCTCGGCCTGCAGATCAACGCGCCGCTTGAGCAAAGCCCCTATTGGGCGCCGGTTGCGAATTTCCCCGATACGGTGCCGGAAAGCGAACGCGCGCGTTTGACCGAAGAACACCGCACGGTGCTGACCGAAACGCTGATGCCCGCGCTCACCAAGCTGCGCGACTACCTCGTCAGCGAATACCGCGACCAGTCGCGCACCAGCATCGCGGCCACCGACAATCCGGGCGGCGATGCCTATTACGGCTACCGCATCGAGGAAATGACCACCCTGCCGCTGACCGCGCAGGAGATCCACGACACCGGTCTTGCCGAAGTCGCCCGGATCAACGCGGCCATCGCTGAGGCGAAGGCCGAAGCGGGTGGCGACATCGGCGCGACCTACACCACCAAGGCCGAGCTGCAGGCCGCCTGGTACGAGGTGGCCGAACAGGTCGATCCGCTGATGGACGAGGTCTTCCTGCGCAAACCCAAGGCCGAGCTGCGTATCGAGCCCTACGAGCCCTATCGCGAGAAGTTCAGCCTCGCGGCCAGCTACATGTCGGGCAAGGCCGACGGCTCGCGTCCGGGGACCTTCTATTTCAGCGGCTACAACGTCGCCGAGCGGAAGCTCGGCACCTCGATCTCGCTCTACATGCACGAGGGCAATCCGGGGCATCACTTCCAGTCGATGTTCGCCATCGAGAACGAGGAGCTGCCTGAGTTCATGCGCTACGGCGGGTTCACCGCCTTCAGCGAAGGCTGGGGCCTTTACGCCGAGAGCTTGGGCTATGAGCTTGGCCTCTACGACGATCCGGTCGAGCGACTGAAAGCGCTCGAGGGCGGCGAGATGCTGCGCGCGGTGCGCCTGGTGGTCGACACGGGCATGCACGCTCTCGGCTGGAGCCGCGAGAAGGCCATCGAATACATGGTCGAAAACGGCGCCGCGCGCGATTTCGCCGAGGCGGAAACGGCGCGTTACATCGTCATGCCCGCCCAGGCGCTCGCCTACAAAACCGGCGAGCTGAAGATCAAGCAGCTGCGCGCCAAGGCCGAAGACGCGCTGGGCGATGATTTCGACGTGCGCAAGTTCCACGAGGTGGTGCTCAACACGGCCGACCTCCCGCTGCCGGTGCTTGAAGCCAAGATCGATGCCTGGATCGCGGATGGAGGCCAGTAA